Part of the Plasmodium malariae genome assembly, chromosome: 9 genome is shown below.
TCCAAATCTGACGGATTTAAATTATAGTTTATTAGATCAAAAGAAAATCAACAATCATAATGGAAGTAGTGATAACGGAAGTAGAGATAACGGAAGTAGAGATAACGGAAGTAGAGATAACGGAAGTAGAGATAACGGAAGTAGAGATAACGGAAGTAGAGATAACGAAAGCAGTAAAAATGGAAGCAGTAAAAATGGAGGTAGTAAAAATGGAGGTAGTAAAAATGAAGGtggtaaaaataaaggtagtaaaaatgaagatagTAAAAATGGAAGTATTGACAACAGCAGCAGTGATCATAGCAGTTGTTGtaaaaccaaaaaaattataaaactggaaaatgaaaaaatagaggattattttattataaagaatTTTCTACCTATATGTGAAGagtttttgttaaaaaactACCAAAatctttttatgtatttatttaataacaaACAAgaggaaataaataaaattagaatcAAGCAGGAGCGGGAAGAACAGGAACAAGCGGATGATGATGAGCCTGTTAATGCAAATACAGAGGAACATTTGCAAGTACAAGGAAAACAAAAGGGAGAGGGGTATAACAACTGTTCTGAGTATACAAAAGAAACAGAGATAAATAGATCATATAATGCAGAGGaagaaaaggagaaaaaaaaagaaaagaaaaagtgtTATAATTCTGAAGCCGGAGGTAAGGAAAAAGACAGAGATGACAAACCTGACATTgtatcaaatataaaaaagaaattttcattaacatcatttaatttatatgaaagtTATGTACGAGTAACTAAAAAATCGTTAAGGGAAATAGAGTTACCATTTGATCGAGCTGTGTTATTAAATGTTATTGATAAGAAagataattcaaaaaaaattataaaaataattaacaaaaaaaaagtattaaatgCATTTGGGGAATCATGGGAACATATgattgaatatattatttctttaaaagagcataaaaatttaatgaaaatatttgatatatatgatgatggaaaaaacttttatataataatggaaaagTTATATGGAAAAGAACTTTTTAGTTTTCTAGTTTATAAAAAGCAAGTGAAAGAAAGTAtctgtaaatatataattagcCAAATATTACAAGCAGTTAATTATTTGCATTACCACAATATCATTCACAGAGATATTAAACCTGAAAATCTTATGTtcagaaataaaaagagaaaagatAAAACGTATGAATACAATTACGAGTTGGTACTCATTGATTATGACACCTGCCAATTTATAAACAAAAGTTATGGCAGTACTTGCAGGAATAGCGGTTACAACAATTATGGTCAGTACATCCAGTACAACCATTACAACTACTACAtcaataataacaataaccaCTGCAATTATTATAACTTCTATACACAACATAACCTCATTTACTCGACTATAAATGGAATTATAGGTAGTCCCCTGTTAACACCAAATAAAATCATTGCTAGTGAATGTACAAAGTTATGTAGACAAAACCATGAATCGAAACAGCCAAAACAAATTTGCTCTAAGGAAATCAACCTGACCCAGCAAGCTAATTGCACTGAATGGACTTctgaaaaaatacatacgAAAATGTTAGAAGTTAGAAGGGGAGAAAAAACAGGGAAGGATGATGTCGGTACTGCCATATCTACCAGTGCTGCTGTTGGTGCTAAGGCTTGGGCTCATGCAGGAGATTCTGGGGAAGGCGCAGTTATCCAACAGAACAGTAAATCATATCAAGGTAGAAGACAAATAAAGTTAGTAGGTACATATGGGTACATAGCTCCAGAAATCATAAAAGGATTCAATTATTCTATATCATCTGATATGTGGTCTGTaggaattatattttatattttgatgaCAGGAATTACTCCACTCCCTATGTGTCTAATggttaattataaaaatacaaaagaaatattattaaaaaaagaaaagaaaggaattaattttaatctcttatcatttaataattacCCTTTAGCAAAAGATTTATGTGAAAAACTTTTGCAATTCGATCCTAATAAGAGAATGCCTGACTCTATCATTGCATCCAATCACCCCTggcttaaatattttaatattttaaaaaaaaatattacggATTTGAGATTTGGAAATAATGACATAAATTGTTGTTTTAGCCCCAACAAGcagataaataataattgctATGAAAGGATTAACATGAATGGTAATAATAGGATAAGCTATAAAAATTGTGATCCTAATAATTGCTCTTGTATCAGTGGAAGTGTTAACAATAGCTTCAATGGTTGCAGAAAGTGTTACAACTGCAATAGAGAGCATCTTAAGAGCTCATGTAAGAAGGGAGGAGATCACTCAGTCATTCCGTGTTACATGAACAAAGATTTATACAATGAGTACTATAAGAAATGCTATGAGTCCGGAAATTTCAATGCCATTAGTTTATATTGCAGTGGTACATATTGCTGTAATAGACATAGTAACGATAATGGTAGTAAATTTACTAATGGTGAAggtagtagcagtagtaatgGTAATAACCATATGAAGGGGAAGCAAAAAAGCAACTCGcacaacaataataatgatgaagaTATGATGCACCATGCTTCAATTGAGAAAAAAGGTTTTTTGTCTAACCAACAAAACgcatgtaaaaataaaggtgTTGAACACGTATTATTCACAGATACTAGTTTCCCCAACTATTtatttcacaaaaaaaaatataacattagTGGTGATATTATTGTCAATACGCATTTAAATGGGGGGATAAGTAAAGGAGGAGTGAGTAAAAGAGGAGTAAGTAAAGGAGGAGTAAGTAAAGGGGGGGTAAGCAAAAATGCAAAGACAGATGGCACATCCCATTGCGGCTGCAATAATGTTCATCAACATGACCATGATTTATCAATTAACTTTACTACTAACAATTCGATGAAATTATTtccaaaaaagaaaaataaagaggaaggaaaaataaaacaaaaaatacattcGCTAAAACAGATAAACGAACAAACCAGCTATGATGAAGCTCTAGGGGAACACATAGTACTAAACAATCACAAGCATGTGCATTCAAACGGTGTATCTACAAACGGGTGCAATGACTCtatacatttatttgaaaacttaatagaaaaaaagaaaaaaaaatatctttcCTCTACTAACAAATTTAATGATTTTTCTATCAACAACGAGGGAATTGTTCAAAGCAGTAACCAGTTCCATTTGCAGAAAGAGGGAGATGAAAAGGTAAAGGACAGCAACAATGCTGGCATTGTTGGCAGTATTGAAAGTGGCAGTAACAATAGCAGAAGTAGAGGGAAAAATTACAACGAAACTGCGAAAAATTGCCAACAGGAAGAATGCACGCACACTCATGAAAGACTTCAGATGATTCCAATGAATATGGTAATACAACATGATTGGAACAATccaaatgataaaaaaaataagttgtTGGTAAATaacatgaataatatatatgagcaGAATAAAAGTAAGGAATTTAACAACTACACATATGATGatggtaatagtaatagtaataaatatatcaacagtaatagcaataatagcAGTAACAGTATTACATATCGCGGACCTTTAAGGTCAAAATGGCCAGGTTTATATTCCAGTAACAGGAtagtgaaaaataatatatatgaagaaaaaaatcaaGAATATAGCGATGACAATAATATAGGCAATCATggcaatataaataatggtAATAACAATTACTACTATACTTGTTACACACATATACCTCAAAATGTACATGAATTGAGTgaagaaattaatatatacgaGTTATATAATAACACAAATAGTGATGATAAGGATAGCTACTCGAACGTACATAATAATAGCCCCACTCAGTATAGTTTTCTCATTAACAATTCCATTAACAATTATGTAATTAACAGCGTTCATCATGAacatagtaataacaataataacacCAATAACAAgaacaatagtaataacaacaatagtaacaacaacaatagtaacaacaacaatagtaacaacaacaatagtaacaacaacaatagtaacaacaacaatagtaacaacaacaataataataataatcataataacagtaattaCAATGGTTCATTTGTGATTGGggttaattataatatgtacaaaaatagaataaacaATATATCGACTCTTTCTGGAATTAGCAATAATAATGTCAacaacataaaattttataataactcTATGTCAACTAAGAATAATTTCGTGTATGCGAATTTATTAACAAATACAGGTTCGTGCGATTCTTCATCCGTAGTACCcaaaaatgaagataaaaatgaaaatcgAAATGTATGCAAAGGTGGATGCAAAGATGGATGTATAAATGGAAGCAGAAATGGATGTAGATGTGcgtgtaaaaataaaaaaaactttacCTACGccagtagtagtagtaattgcacatatatacattataatacCCCCCCTAATTTATGCCCAGataataaatttgaaaatacattaaatCCTTTTGTATATGAATACTGTATGGTGAATGAAAAGGAAAGACCCCAGTTTTACATGTCTACAGTATTTGAGGATTATGaagaacaaacaaaaaagaaaaaaagaaaaaaaatttcagcGTATTAAacagttaaaaaaataaatgaaaaagtataAACATGTTATTTTATCGGTCAAAACAATCTGCCTATTTATGCacagatatattatttgcgCAAAATAAGTGGCGCATATTAATTGGGGCAAACAAAAATGcgtttataatattttttaacttacaatttttatttttactatacaactaatataaaaaagtgaaaacAAAAGACACCtcaaattattttacctattacataaaaaatgttcGATATACGTAACAAATATGTACGAATTCAGGGTagcacatttttaaaaatacatataataattctcATATTACTGAatgcatatacgtatatacaggCGTACATATGTGGGTATATGCGTTTAAGCTTTATGTAGTATACAAATTAAGCGGAAGACagaattcatatatataaacatatatacatatatacacaaatatacacatatacatatatatacatatgcacatatatacatttgcacatatatacatatgcacatatatacatttgcacatatatacatatgcacatatatacatttgcacatatatacatatgcacatatatacatatatataatcactttcatattttacaaaGGGAACATGATATAATAATTGGTACCTTCAAATTAATCATTCATTACTAAAAAGGAGTGTTTTCAAAACAAGgagaaattttatatatcgctagaaaattttgtaaaaaaaaagaattaattcttacattacattaaattacattttaatagCAAAGTTTGCTATTtaatacttatttatatatttatgtattgttttatttatttatttatttatttatatatatatttatttatttatatatttatttattgttttatttatatatattcttatttacgtatatatttatttattttttttttttttcaaaaaggaGACTTGTGTATATTTTCAACATGTTTAAATAAGAGGGAATGAAGAATAATCAGCATCTGTACCATATTGCTACCAGTACTGCCAATATCACTACTGTCGTCTTTGCATACTTCATACGTGTCCATCATGTTCACCTTATGCAGTCATTGTAGTAACTATAGTCATTGTAGTAACTATAGTCATTGTGGTAACTATAGTCATTGTGGTAACTATAGTCATTGTGGTAACTATAGTCATTGTAGTAACTATAGTCATTGTAGTAACTATAGGCATTGTAGTAACTGTAGTCattgtaattatattcatttaaacaaaaaatttatttgcaGTATAATGGTATTTCGTTTATGTATACACAGCCTTTGTTTCATCTACTCGTCTATATGCGtacgtatttataaattctcTGAGTTcgcatatgtacacataaaatatacatacatatcgaaaaaaaaaaaaaaaaagaggaaaaaaaaaagtgtctCTTCTACGTAAAATTTCATAGtttagtatttttaattcGTTATTTATTTAAGCATGTATGTGTGCATGGATGGGTGGATGAATGTTGTTGTCTTGCCTTTTTTTCTAGTGCTCATTtgaatgttttatatttaaatgttttattttttttcatttttgatttttcatttttgatttttcatttttgatttttcatttttgattttttatttttcattttttatttttgatttttcatttttttttatttttcattttttatttttcattttgtatttttcattttgtatttttcatgTTCATTCCTCATTTCGACTTCTTACTCGTTTTAATTACTTATCTGTACTTCTCATTcgctttaatttttcattttaactTCTCTCACGATATTGTAATTTCCgtagtatatttttagttccaatttttcatattttgttGCTGTTCTTTTTACTCCCCACCCCTCCAacaatattctttttattttttctttcttttttttttttcataaataaaacaaatatacttTAACTTGTTTTCTTAATTATTCAGCAATATTAAAACTACAAAACATTCTCGCATATTTTTCGTAcaatatgttataatatattttttttcatattttaagatataaaaaaaaaaaataatatttctgcCAATGTGTTGCAATAACGTTCTCATCCATAAATGCGAAAGAGCTTTCAAGAATTTCCCATTTCCTGcgcttttgtttttatttttttttattatcgcttttttataaactattatattttcaattttacaACTAATTAagtagaattttttttttttttttttttgataattgTTCATGTGATTTAATACCCTTTGATAAGGCGACTTAAATTAGacaaaaattttcaatatacagtcaatttttttttcttctttttttcaattcCATGCACAATgtgtataaatgaaaatcaaAAAGATTAATAATCTTTtcgaaaataaaatatggttCATTtcatctttaaaaaaaaaaaaaatttattatataataatctaCCTTTTGCAAATTCATTCATTTTCACTAGTGTGTGAACCACGTTAAATGTATCCTCCGTTGCTAATTAAAAAGTttatgctatttttttttattactgtAATGATAtggaaaacaaaatatacgATTTACCTTCAAAGATttgaagaaagaaaaaagaataaaaaaaaggcgaaaaaataatagaaaagcacatacaaatataatgcTGCCACTACTATGTACAATAAGTATAACCAATTTTGAACTAGACCTTTTCTCTTCATTTTGACCTTAGAAAACCGTtgcatatgaaaaaaaaagggtaaaaacatttaatataGATTCATACCTATTAACaccaattaaaaaatatacattttcaaAACATCTCCTTACCACCTTCACTCTGATTATTGTCAAGAGTGTAATTTCATATAATGCAAAATTTCAAGttgttcatttgttatttagcttcaaaaaaaaggacGTAATTTTtggtctttttttttttttaaatcaaaatAGTATATTCATACTAAAAATATCCATTTGATACgaattaaaaatagttatatgtaaatgtgaAATTGTATTATGCTATACtatgttatatgtatttatataaatatttatttataatggCTTCTAGTGAAGCCTAAAAGTTTATACTATTgcatgaaaaaataagatgtatatattatttttttgttcgaagaaacaaaaaaataaaaaaaaaaaaaagaaaaaaaaaatggtgttttctatttttttttttttccctttcaaTGCATTCgctttattataaaatataaattttttcttctgtatattgaacataaataaaaagaaaaaaaaaataatgtttctTTGTGTACTTGACGCGttttattatgatataaaaaaatatgtgcatattaACTTAGATGTAATAtctaggtatatatatatgcatatatttttacatcatttgttttattcaatactatttttattttatttttaagatgttttatatattatatagaacACCCAATTACACATGTATcaattttctttcattttataaaatgaaggAAACGAAGGAAACATTGTATAACAggaatgaaataataataataaaaaaaaccctttttttttttttttttttttttttctttatctctCTATCCTTCTTTGGTTCTGCGCGTAAATGTACTACTGCTATATACCTTTCAATTAACCTCCAAAACCATATAATGTTCTTCCTTGTCTTTTCAGTGAGTAAACAATATCCATAGCAGTTACGGTCTTTCTCTTTGCGTGTTCAGTATACATAATTGAATCTTTTATTACATTCTCTAAGAATACCTTCAATACTCCTcttatttcttcatatattaaaCCGGAGATACGTTTGACACCTCCTCTTCTTGCTAAACGTCGAATAGCTGGTTTGGTAATACCTTGAATATTATCTCTTAAAATCTTTCTGTGCCTCTTTGCTCCTCCCTTTCCCAATCCTTTACCTCCTTTTCCTCGTCCTGAcatttttgcttattttgttaaaatataataaaagttttttaaaaaaaaaaaaaaaaaggtaaaatctcttaaattataaaaaaagaaaaattattgaatAAAAACACGAAAGTTTTGctaagtttttattttttttttttatgcataaagttattttattttatttttgtacataatatatatatgtatattttattattttttaaaattttttcgacatttactatttaaaaaaaaaaaaaaaaaaaaaaatgaattgttcagaaattatttaatttaataatttttttttttttaagtgtgcaatttatattttttttgcaatatgcattttttttatattttgtgaGCTTTGAGTcgattttatttatatatgttttatatataatatatatctataataattatatatatattttttataatattttatatatatatttatgtatttattatatatgtataaaatataaattattatatatatataaattgttatatatatatatatgaattatatatatatatatatatatataaattatatatatattatatatatttatttatatatttatatatttatatatttatatatataatacatacgacatgcatatatatcaaaattaaaataattgtataaGAGCAATTTTTTAACTACA
Proteins encoded:
- the PmUG01_09014600 gene encoding calcium/calmodulin-dependent protein kinase, putative, which produces MMVNILQDDAFEKKKKRRLCDVVHPNLTDLNYSLLDQKKINNHNGSSDNGSRDNGSRDNGSRDNGSRDNGSRDNGSRDNESSKNGSSKNGGSKNGGSKNEGGKNKGSKNEDSKNGSIDNSSSDHSSCCKTKKIIKLENEKIEDYFIIKNFLPICEEFLLKNYQNLFMYLFNNKQEEINKIRIKQEREEQEQADDDEPVNANTEEHLQVQGKQKGEGYNNCSEYTKETEINRSYNAEEEKEKKKEKKKCYNSEAGGKEKDRDDKPDIVSNIKKKFSLTSFNLYESYVRVTKKSLREIELPFDRAVLLNVIDKKDNSKKIIKIINKKKVLNAFGESWEHMIEYIISLKEHKNLMKIFDIYDDGKNFYIIMEKLYGKELFSFLVYKKQVKESICKYIISQILQAVNYLHYHNIIHRDIKPENLMFRNKKRKDKTYEYNYELVLIDYDTCQFINKSYGSTCRNSGYNNYGQYIQYNHYNYYINNNNNHCNYYNFYTQHNLIYSTINGIIGSPLLTPNKIIASECTKLCRQNHESKQPKQICSKEINLTQQANCTEWTSEKIHTKMLEVRRGEKTGKDDVGTAISTSAAVGAKAWAHAGDSGEGAVIQQNSKSYQGRRQIKLVGTYGYIAPEIIKGFNYSISSDMWSVGIIFYILMTGITPLPMCLMVNYKNTKEILLKKEKKGINFNLLSFNNYPLAKDLCEKLLQFDPNKRMPDSIIASNHPWLKYFNILKKNITDLRFGNNDINCCFSPNKQINNNCYERINMNGNNRISYKNCDPNNCSCISGSVNNSFNGCRKCYNCNREHLKSSCKKGGDHSVIPCYMNKDLYNEYYKKCYESGNFNAISLYCSGTYCCNRHSNDNGSKFTNGEGSSSSNGNNHMKGKQKSNSHNNNNDEDMMHHASIEKKGFLSNQQNACKNKGVEHVLFTDTSFPNYLFHKKKYNISGDIIVNTHLNGGISKGGVSKRGVSKGGVSKGGVSKNAKTDGTSHCGCNNVHQHDHDLSINFTTNNSMKLFPKKKNKEEGKIKQKIHSLKQINEQTSYDEALGEHIVLNNHKHVHSNGVSTNGCNDSIHLFENLIEKKKKKYLSSTNKFNDFSINNEGIVQSSNQFHLQKEGDEKVKDSNNAGIVGSIESGSNNSRSRGKNYNETAKNCQQEECTHTHERLQMIPMNMVIQHDWNNPNDKKNKLLVNNMNNIYEQNKSKEFNNYTYDDGNSNSNKYINSNSNNSSNSITYRGPLRSKWPGLYSSNRIVKNNIYEEKNQEYSDDNNIGNHGNINNGNNNYYYTCYTHIPQNVHELSEEINIYELYNNTNSDDKDSYSNVHNNSPTQYSFLINNSINNYVINSVHHEHSNNNNNTNNKNNSNNNNSNNNNSNNNNSNNNNSNNNNSNNNNSNNNNNNNNHNNSNYNGSFVIGVNYNMYKNRINNISTLSGISNNNVNNIKFYNNSMSTKNNFVYANLLTNTGSCDSSSVVPKNEDKNENRNVCKGGCKDGCINGSRNGCRCACKNKKNFTYASSSSNCTYIHYNTPPNLCPDNKFENTLNPFVYEYCMVNEKERPQFYMSTVFEDYEEQTKKKKRKKISAY
- the H4 gene encoding histone H4, putative: MSGRGKGGKGLGKGGAKRHRKILRDNIQGITKPAIRRLARRGGVKRISGLIYEEIRGVLKVFLENVIKDSIMYTEHAKRKTVTAMDIVYSLKRQGRTLYGFGG